A window of Sutcliffiella cohnii contains these coding sequences:
- a CDS encoding M24 family metallopeptidase — protein sequence MEKLNKLRNAFTEANVDALLVTSGKNRSYLTGFTGTAGVAIITAEKAVFITDFRYTEQASKQCVGFEIVQHKGGLVEEIANQVKVLGISKLGFETDHVTFSTYLAFRKEIGAELVPISGVIEKLRLIKTEQEINILKEAIQIADAAFEHILTYIKPGITELDVSNELEFFMRKQGAVSSSFDIIVASGHRSALPHGVASSKVIESGEFVTLDFGAFYKGYNSDITRTVAVGTPSDELVNIYNVVLEAQLRGMRGIKAGITGREADALTRDYITEKGFGEYFGHSTGHGLGMEVHEGPSLSLKSDTILEPGMVVTVEPGIYIAGLGGVRIEDDTVVTADGNESLSHSTKELIIL from the coding sequence ATGGAAAAATTAAACAAATTACGTAATGCATTTACTGAAGCAAACGTGGATGCATTATTAGTGACTAGTGGGAAAAATAGAAGCTATTTAACTGGATTTACTGGTACTGCAGGTGTAGCAATTATTACAGCTGAAAAAGCAGTATTTATTACAGACTTTAGATATACAGAGCAAGCAAGTAAACAATGTGTAGGATTTGAAATAGTTCAACATAAAGGTGGCCTTGTGGAAGAAATAGCAAATCAGGTAAAAGTACTTGGTATTTCGAAACTTGGTTTTGAGACAGATCACGTAACATTTTCCACATATTTAGCTTTTAGAAAAGAGATTGGGGCAGAACTTGTACCGATTAGTGGCGTTATCGAAAAGTTACGCTTGATTAAGACAGAACAAGAGATTAATATATTAAAGGAAGCTATTCAAATTGCGGACGCAGCATTCGAGCACATTCTTACATACATAAAACCTGGCATAACGGAGCTTGATGTTTCAAATGAATTAGAATTTTTCATGAGAAAACAAGGTGCCGTTTCTTCCTCATTCGATATTATCGTTGCTTCCGGACATCGTTCTGCGTTGCCACATGGTGTAGCGTCTAGTAAAGTAATTGAATCTGGAGAATTTGTTACCCTTGATTTTGGAGCATTTTATAAAGGATACAATTCAGATATTACAAGAACAGTTGCTGTAGGTACACCTAGCGATGAATTAGTAAACATTTATAATGTTGTATTAGAAGCACAATTACGTGGAATGAGAGGAATTAAAGCTGGTATCACTGGCCGTGAAGCAGATGCTTTAACTCGAGATTATATAACGGAAAAAGGTTTTGGAGAGTATTTTGGACATTCCACTGGACATGGTCTTGGAATGGAAGTTCATGAAGGACCATCACTTTCACTAAAATCTGATACTATATTAGAGCCTGGTATGGTAGTAACAGTAGAACCTGGGATATATATTGCTGGTTTAGGTGGAGTAAGAATAGAAGATGATACTGTTGTAACAGCGGATGGAAATGAGAGTCTATCCCACTCTACAAAGGAACTTATTATTTTATAA
- the aroQ gene encoding type II 3-dehydroquinate dehydratase, producing the protein MRLLVINGPNLNRLGKRDPAVYGRDTLNDLEQRLAEYAKEHHLLIDTFQSNHEGAIIDKLHEADAQYEGIVINPGAFTHYSYAIRDAIDSIVIPVVEVHISNIHARESFRHLSVTAPVTKGQIVGFGLDGYELAVKGLLNVIRGKK; encoded by the coding sequence ATGCGGCTACTTGTAATAAACGGTCCTAATTTAAACCGTCTCGGCAAACGAGACCCTGCTGTTTATGGACGTGACACTTTAAATGACTTAGAACAACGATTAGCTGAATATGCAAAAGAGCATCATTTATTGATTGATACTTTTCAATCTAATCATGAAGGAGCAATTATAGATAAATTACATGAAGCAGATGCTCAATATGAAGGTATTGTTATAAACCCAGGGGCATTTACTCATTATAGTTACGCAATTCGTGATGCGATTGATAGTATTGTTATTCCTGTTGTCGAAGTACATATTTCTAACATTCACGCTCGAGAGTCGTTTCGCCACCTCTCCGTTACAGCACCTGTAACCAAGGGGCAAATTGTGGGATTCGGTTTAGACGGATATGAATTAGCTGTAAAAGGATTGTTAAATGTAATAAGGGGGAAAAAATAA